From the genome of Pseudomonas bubulae:
CTGCCAAAAGTAAGCTGTCCGATGCTCCATTCGACGGGTCTTTAGACGTCACGATATACGGACTGCTCCGGTAGATCCAAGTCGCTACCAAGGAAGCCCGATTACGAGTGCACGCAGGTGGGGCACTTATCGCAGTAACTGCTGCAAGATGATTTTCATCATCTCAATATTCAGCAAACAAACTCAGTACATGAGTATCAAGCAAACACTCCGCCTCCATATCAAACGGCAGTACCCATAACCTTAAGCCACCGCCAAAATCAAATGGGGCCAACGCTTGTTGGAAATCCGCGCGACGTGGATAGATCAAGACTAACTCGCCGCGTCCCTGCAGGTATTTCTGGCCATAGGCAAACAATTGATAGAAATCACTTTGGCTTAATCCGTATTTCTTGTCACGGTCGGTCGCACTCAGTCGTTTCCATTTGCTGTCTAGCACCCAACTTTGCCCGCCCTTGCGCACCAGCAAGTCCGGTTCAAGACGAAACATTCGCCCATCCTGGTGCTCACATAAAAACTCACTGGCCGCTTGAGCCGTGAGCTTTGCGCCAGGGGGCAATGAACGCCGTAACCAGGCCTCAACATAGCGCTCGAATAGCTTCTCCATTGGGAATAACAAGCTAATCCCCTGCCACTCGCCCGCGACTGCAATCGGCATCTGCTGGTTAAGAATTAGCTCGCACCAGGGTTTAATGGGCTGGTAATGGGCCATCAACCGATCAGTACGCCAAGCCCGAAAATCATCACAGACTGATTGGCTAGCAGGTACCCCGTGTAAGACACCACGCAACTCATGGCTCAATCGCCAGTTGGCGGGATCCTGAGTCGTGTGG
Proteins encoded in this window:
- a CDS encoding McrC family protein — protein: MSTLITVREYARLTVDAVEPTLDRAQVSASAFDWLCQQSASFSRAGAALVQVEGRRWLKLDSYVGVLETPCGTRLEILPKHFDSGDCEVQSRALLRRLIQRSLNLKPREVSPTALEVYDAPLSEWVMGQFLAALDHLIKRGMRFDYQRVEEEQRYLRGQLNVVAQMRQPPARQHFFQVRHDIFVADRAENRLLKLALERVCHTTQDPANWRLSHELRGVLHGVPASQSVCDDFRAWRTDRLMAHYQPIKPWCELILNQQMPIAVAGEWQGISLLFPMEKLFERYVEAWLRRSLPPGAKLTAQAASEFLCEHQDGRMFRLEPDLLVRKGGQSWVLDSKWKRLSATDRDKKYGLSQSDFYQLFAYGQKYLQGRGELVLIYPRRADFQQALAPFDFGGGLRLWVLPFDMEAECLLDTHVLSLFAEY